The following are encoded in a window of Clarias gariepinus isolate MV-2021 ecotype Netherlands chromosome 8, CGAR_prim_01v2, whole genome shotgun sequence genomic DNA:
- the ptk7b gene encoding inactive tyrosine-protein kinase 7 isoform X1, which yields MDADTADTADTPARAGTRPGSSASIRNRTRSTLLSVRMNSFLLIAVFCTKVLCVQSSSLHFSKEPKSQDALHGRSAMLRCEVSEAADVRYAWVQDGQAVRETERRFVEDGNLKFTAVDRRLDAGNFQCVATSLTSGEVATSNNASFNIKWLDSGPVTLKEPASVEEIDDAEQITLQCQIDGHPRPISKWYKDGVSLTVKERSFTLKKPDPGNSGTYSCCARNGAGQVCSSTNFTLNIIDKSIPRVLVAPEDQVVFRNEEAVFHCQFSSKPPAVVEWFHESEPAVSKPRVSVYDNGTLRIAQVKPRNTGRYTCVVRYGGDKQVQEEATLHIAEIEDMGSRLYKFFSTNNVERVTCSPPRGHPEPVVWWEKDGVRVPSEGRVYQQDTDLVFNPTMAGDSGTYTCMAQNKAGQRKQEVGISVVGLPEWVSKPQDTEMEEGQPGYLHCYVQFTPPAQVTWYRGLKEISEEKSQYKLFPNGTLRINNVDVYDGQNYKCVCQTAGGVLIGEAKVHILEKLKFTPAPQSPQCLQLDKEANVPCSATGRETPTIHWTKADGSAIPAHVKQTNGTLQFEKVTRSDAGNYTCVASNHLQGEIRAFVSLTVGVHTEFKVHPEYTTVYQGHTATLHCQATGDPQPYIHWIVKDKALSVGTSRFQEMPNGSLIISDVTTADTGTYTCIAGNSCGIRHQVTQLYVVEKPKHERDSDEGKTPYKMIQTIGLSVGAAVAYIIAVLGLMFYCKKRRNAKRLQKGQDGEEPEMECLNVGAVQHNGQITAEIQEEVAFTNLETVSTAEKRHSNTDKFHFPRAALQTITTLGKGEFGEVFLAKAQRIEEGEEQTVVLVKSLQSRDELSQAEFRRQVDMFSKLNHTNVVRLLGLCKDTEPHYMVLEYIDLGDLKQFLRISKSKDEKLKPQPISTKTKVSICAQVAAGMEHLSKQNFVHKDLAARNCLINGERQVKISALGLTKDVYNSEYYHYRQSWIPLRWMPAESVFENDFSTKSDAWAFGVLMWEVFTSGELPYSSLSHEDILEGLQAGMLTLPAPEACPSKVYKLMTRCWAPSLKERPSFSELVQALGDIPLDSKV from the exons TGCTATGTGTGCAGTCTTCATCTCTGCACTTTTCCAAAGAGCCCAAGTCTCAGGATGCGCTGCATGGTCGCAGTGCCATGCTGCGCTGTGAGGTCAGTGAAGCGGCTGACGTGCGATACGCGTGGGTGCAGGACGGCCAGGCAGTGCGGGAAACCGAGCGGCGCTTCGTGGAGGACGGGAACCTTAAATTTACAGCAGTGGATCGCCGTCTTGACGCGGGCAACTTCCAATGTGTGGCCACAAGCTTGACCTCGGGGGAGGTGGCCACATCCAACAACGCCTCCTTCAACATCAAGT GGCTTGACAGCGGCCCGGTGACGCTGAAAGAACCTGCCTCTGTGGAGGAGATCGATGATGCTGAACAAATCACTCTGCAGTGCCAGATTGATGGACACCCAAG GCCGATCAGTAAATGGTATAAAGATGGAGTATCGCTAACAGTTAAGGAGAGAAGCTTCACCCTGAAAAAACCCGACCCTGGGAATTCAGGCACGTACAGCTGCTGCGCACGCAACGGAGCCGGACAAGTCTGCAGCAGCACCAACTTCACCCTCAACATTATAG ACAAGTCGATTCCTCGTGTGCTGGTGGCTCCAGAGGATCAGGTGGTGTTCAGGAACGAAGAGGCCGTCTTTCACTGCCAGTTCTCCTCCAAACCTCCAGCTGTTGTAGAGTGGTTCCACGAGTCAGAGCCTGCAGTCAGCAAGCCGCG ggTTTCTGTGTATGATAATGGCACTCTGCGCATCGCTCAGGTGAAACCGCGGAACACAGGCCGCTACACATGTGTGGTTCGTTATGGAGGTGATAAGCAGGTGCAGGAAGAAGCCACTCTGCACATCGCAG AGATTGAAGATATGGGTAGCAGACTGTATAAGTTCTTCTCTACAAACAACGTGGAACGGGTAACATGCAGCCCTCCACGTGGTCACCCCGAGCCCGTGGTTTGGTGGGAGAAGGATGGAGTCCGAGTGCCCTCTGAAGGCCGTGTGTACCAACAGGACACAGACCTGGTCTTCAATCCCACTATGGCCGGAGACTCGGGAACATACACATGCATGGCACAGAATAAGGCGGGTCAGAGGAAGCAGGAAGTCGGCATCAGTGTGGTTG GTCTTCCAGAGTGGGTCAGTAAACCCCAGGACACTGAGATGGAGGAGGGGCAGCCTGGGTACCTACACTGCTATGTCCAGTTTACGCCTCCTGCCCAGGTCACCTGGTACCGTGGCTTGAAGGAGATCAGTGAGGAG AAATCTCAGTATAAATTGTTTCCAAATGGAACTTTGAGGATAAACAATGTTGACGTGTATGATGGACAGAACTACAAGTGCGTTTGCCAGACTGCAGGTGGTGTCCTAATCGGGGAGGCCAAGGTCCACATCctcg AGAAGCTTAAGTTCACTCCCGCTCCTCAGTCCCCTCAGTGTCTCCAGCTGGACAAAGAAGCCAACGTTCCTTGCTCTGCTACAGGCAGAGAGACACCCACAATACACTGGACCAAAGCTG ATGGTAGTGCCATTCCTGCTCACGTCAAGCAAACCAATGGGACGCTACAGTTTGAGAAAGTGACACGGAGTGATGCGGGGAATTACACTTGTGTAGCCAGTAACCATCTCCAAGGAGAAATCAGAGCTTTCGTCTCGCTCACTGTAGGAG TGCACACAGAGTTTAAGGTGCACCCGGAGTACACGACAGTGTATCAGGGTCACACTGCCACACTGCACTGCCAGGCTACAGGAGACCCGCAGCCCTACATCCATTGGATCGTCAAGGACAAAGCTCTGTCTGTCGGCACCAGCAG ATTTCAAGAGATGCCCAATGGTTCTCTTATCATCAGCGATGTCACCACCGCTGACACAGGAACGTACACATGCATAGCTGGCAACAGCTGTGGCATCCGGCATCAAGTTACGCAGCTCTACGTCGTAG AGAAGCCAAAGCATGAACGTGACAGTGACGAGGGGAAAACACCATACAAGATGATCCAAACCATTGGCCTGTCTGTGGGGGCAGCTGTTGCCTACATCATCGCCGTACTCGGCCTTATGTTCTACTGCAAGAAGAGACGCAATGCCAAGAGACTGCAGAAGGGACAGGATGGGGAAGAGCCAGAGATGGAGTGCCTTAATg TAGGAGCTGTGCAGCACAACGGCCAAATTACAGCTGAGATCCAGGAAGAAGTGGCTTTTACGAACCTAGAGACTGTGTCTACAGCTGAAAAACGTCACAGCAACACAGACAAATTCCACTTTCCCAGAGCAGCCTTGCAGACCATCACTACACTAG GCAAAGGGGAATTTGGTGAGGTGTTCTTGGCCAAGGCACAGAGGATCGAGGAGGGTGAAGAACAGACCGTGGTCCTGGTGAAGAGTCTGCAGAGCAGAGACGAGCTCTCACAGGCCGAGTTCAGGCGGCAGGTCGACATGTTCAGTAAACTGAATCACACCAACGTCGTCCGTCTACTTGGCCTTTGCAAAGACACAGAACCCCACTACATGGTCCTGGAATATATAGACCTG GGTGATCTCAAACAGTTCTTGAGGATATCCAAAAGCAAAGATGAGAAACTTAAACCGCAGCCTATCAGTACCAAGACCAAA GTGTCCATCTGTGCCCAAGTGGCTGCTGGGATGGAGCACTTGTCCAAACAGAATTTTGTCCATAAAGACCTGGCAGCCCGGAACTGCTTGATTAATGGAGAAAGACAAGTCAAGATTTCAGCACTCGGCCTCACCAAAGACGTCTACAACAG TGAGTATTACCACTACAGACAGAGTTGGATCCCTTTGCGCTGGATGCCTGCAGAGTCAGTCTTTGAAAATGACTTTTCCACCAAATCTGACGCGTGGGCTTTTGGTGTACTGATGTGGGAGGTGTTCACCAGTGGTGAGCTGCCGTACTCCTCGCTGAGCCATGAGGACATACTCGAAG GCCTTCAAGCTGGCATGCTGACGCTTCCTGCACCGGAGGCCTGTCCTTCTAAAGTCTACAAACTGATGACTCGGTGCTGGGCTCCCAGTCTCAAAGAGCGGCCATCTTTCAGTGAGCTTGTCCAGGCTCTGGGAGACATTCCGTTGGACAGCAAGGTGTAA
- the ptk7b gene encoding inactive tyrosine-protein kinase 7 isoform X2 has protein sequence MDADTADTADTPARAGTRPGSSASIRNRTRSTLLSVRMNSFLLIAVFCTKVLCVQSSSLHFSKEPKSQDALHGRSAMLRCEVSEAADVRYAWVQDGQAVRETERRFVEDGNLKFTAVDRRLDAGNFQCVATSLTSGEVATSNNASFNIKWLDSGPVTLKEPASVEEIDDAEQITLQCQIDGHPRPISKWYKDGVSLTVKERSFTLKKPDPGNSGTYSCCARNGAGQVCSSTNFTLNIIDKSIPRVLVAPEDQVVFRNEEAVFHCQFSSKPPAVVEWFHESEPAVSKPRVSVYDNGTLRIAQVKPRNTGRYTCVVRYGGDKQVQEEATLHIAEIEDMGSRLYKFFSTNNVERVTCSPPRGHPEPVVWWEKDGVRVPSEGRVYQQDTDLVFNPTMAGDSGTYTCMAQNKAGQRKQEVGISVVGLPEWVSKPQDTEMEEGQPGYLHCYVQFTPPAQVTWYRGLKEISEEKSQYKLFPNGTLRINNVDVYDGQNYKCVCQTAGGVLIGEAKVHILEKLKFTPAPQSPQCLQLDKEANVPCSATGRETPTIHWTKADGSAIPAHVKQTNGTLQFEKVTRSDAGNYTCVASNHLQGEIRAFVSLTVGVHTEFKVHPEYTTVYQGHTATLHCQATGDPQPYIHWIVKDKALSVGTSRFQEMPNGSLIISDVTTADTGTYTCIAGNSCGIRHQVTQLYVVEKPKHERDSDEGKTPYKMIQTIGLSVGAAVAYIIAVLGLMFYCKKRRNAKRLQKGQDGEEPEMECLNGAVQHNGQITAEIQEEVAFTNLETVSTAEKRHSNTDKFHFPRAALQTITTLGKGEFGEVFLAKAQRIEEGEEQTVVLVKSLQSRDELSQAEFRRQVDMFSKLNHTNVVRLLGLCKDTEPHYMVLEYIDLGDLKQFLRISKSKDEKLKPQPISTKTKVSICAQVAAGMEHLSKQNFVHKDLAARNCLINGERQVKISALGLTKDVYNSEYYHYRQSWIPLRWMPAESVFENDFSTKSDAWAFGVLMWEVFTSGELPYSSLSHEDILEGLQAGMLTLPAPEACPSKVYKLMTRCWAPSLKERPSFSELVQALGDIPLDSKV, from the exons TGCTATGTGTGCAGTCTTCATCTCTGCACTTTTCCAAAGAGCCCAAGTCTCAGGATGCGCTGCATGGTCGCAGTGCCATGCTGCGCTGTGAGGTCAGTGAAGCGGCTGACGTGCGATACGCGTGGGTGCAGGACGGCCAGGCAGTGCGGGAAACCGAGCGGCGCTTCGTGGAGGACGGGAACCTTAAATTTACAGCAGTGGATCGCCGTCTTGACGCGGGCAACTTCCAATGTGTGGCCACAAGCTTGACCTCGGGGGAGGTGGCCACATCCAACAACGCCTCCTTCAACATCAAGT GGCTTGACAGCGGCCCGGTGACGCTGAAAGAACCTGCCTCTGTGGAGGAGATCGATGATGCTGAACAAATCACTCTGCAGTGCCAGATTGATGGACACCCAAG GCCGATCAGTAAATGGTATAAAGATGGAGTATCGCTAACAGTTAAGGAGAGAAGCTTCACCCTGAAAAAACCCGACCCTGGGAATTCAGGCACGTACAGCTGCTGCGCACGCAACGGAGCCGGACAAGTCTGCAGCAGCACCAACTTCACCCTCAACATTATAG ACAAGTCGATTCCTCGTGTGCTGGTGGCTCCAGAGGATCAGGTGGTGTTCAGGAACGAAGAGGCCGTCTTTCACTGCCAGTTCTCCTCCAAACCTCCAGCTGTTGTAGAGTGGTTCCACGAGTCAGAGCCTGCAGTCAGCAAGCCGCG ggTTTCTGTGTATGATAATGGCACTCTGCGCATCGCTCAGGTGAAACCGCGGAACACAGGCCGCTACACATGTGTGGTTCGTTATGGAGGTGATAAGCAGGTGCAGGAAGAAGCCACTCTGCACATCGCAG AGATTGAAGATATGGGTAGCAGACTGTATAAGTTCTTCTCTACAAACAACGTGGAACGGGTAACATGCAGCCCTCCACGTGGTCACCCCGAGCCCGTGGTTTGGTGGGAGAAGGATGGAGTCCGAGTGCCCTCTGAAGGCCGTGTGTACCAACAGGACACAGACCTGGTCTTCAATCCCACTATGGCCGGAGACTCGGGAACATACACATGCATGGCACAGAATAAGGCGGGTCAGAGGAAGCAGGAAGTCGGCATCAGTGTGGTTG GTCTTCCAGAGTGGGTCAGTAAACCCCAGGACACTGAGATGGAGGAGGGGCAGCCTGGGTACCTACACTGCTATGTCCAGTTTACGCCTCCTGCCCAGGTCACCTGGTACCGTGGCTTGAAGGAGATCAGTGAGGAG AAATCTCAGTATAAATTGTTTCCAAATGGAACTTTGAGGATAAACAATGTTGACGTGTATGATGGACAGAACTACAAGTGCGTTTGCCAGACTGCAGGTGGTGTCCTAATCGGGGAGGCCAAGGTCCACATCctcg AGAAGCTTAAGTTCACTCCCGCTCCTCAGTCCCCTCAGTGTCTCCAGCTGGACAAAGAAGCCAACGTTCCTTGCTCTGCTACAGGCAGAGAGACACCCACAATACACTGGACCAAAGCTG ATGGTAGTGCCATTCCTGCTCACGTCAAGCAAACCAATGGGACGCTACAGTTTGAGAAAGTGACACGGAGTGATGCGGGGAATTACACTTGTGTAGCCAGTAACCATCTCCAAGGAGAAATCAGAGCTTTCGTCTCGCTCACTGTAGGAG TGCACACAGAGTTTAAGGTGCACCCGGAGTACACGACAGTGTATCAGGGTCACACTGCCACACTGCACTGCCAGGCTACAGGAGACCCGCAGCCCTACATCCATTGGATCGTCAAGGACAAAGCTCTGTCTGTCGGCACCAGCAG ATTTCAAGAGATGCCCAATGGTTCTCTTATCATCAGCGATGTCACCACCGCTGACACAGGAACGTACACATGCATAGCTGGCAACAGCTGTGGCATCCGGCATCAAGTTACGCAGCTCTACGTCGTAG AGAAGCCAAAGCATGAACGTGACAGTGACGAGGGGAAAACACCATACAAGATGATCCAAACCATTGGCCTGTCTGTGGGGGCAGCTGTTGCCTACATCATCGCCGTACTCGGCCTTATGTTCTACTGCAAGAAGAGACGCAATGCCAAGAGACTGCAGAAGGGACAGGATGGGGAAGAGCCAGAGATGGAGTGCCTTAATg GAGCTGTGCAGCACAACGGCCAAATTACAGCTGAGATCCAGGAAGAAGTGGCTTTTACGAACCTAGAGACTGTGTCTACAGCTGAAAAACGTCACAGCAACACAGACAAATTCCACTTTCCCAGAGCAGCCTTGCAGACCATCACTACACTAG GCAAAGGGGAATTTGGTGAGGTGTTCTTGGCCAAGGCACAGAGGATCGAGGAGGGTGAAGAACAGACCGTGGTCCTGGTGAAGAGTCTGCAGAGCAGAGACGAGCTCTCACAGGCCGAGTTCAGGCGGCAGGTCGACATGTTCAGTAAACTGAATCACACCAACGTCGTCCGTCTACTTGGCCTTTGCAAAGACACAGAACCCCACTACATGGTCCTGGAATATATAGACCTG GGTGATCTCAAACAGTTCTTGAGGATATCCAAAAGCAAAGATGAGAAACTTAAACCGCAGCCTATCAGTACCAAGACCAAA GTGTCCATCTGTGCCCAAGTGGCTGCTGGGATGGAGCACTTGTCCAAACAGAATTTTGTCCATAAAGACCTGGCAGCCCGGAACTGCTTGATTAATGGAGAAAGACAAGTCAAGATTTCAGCACTCGGCCTCACCAAAGACGTCTACAACAG TGAGTATTACCACTACAGACAGAGTTGGATCCCTTTGCGCTGGATGCCTGCAGAGTCAGTCTTTGAAAATGACTTTTCCACCAAATCTGACGCGTGGGCTTTTGGTGTACTGATGTGGGAGGTGTTCACCAGTGGTGAGCTGCCGTACTCCTCGCTGAGCCATGAGGACATACTCGAAG GCCTTCAAGCTGGCATGCTGACGCTTCCTGCACCGGAGGCCTGTCCTTCTAAAGTCTACAAACTGATGACTCGGTGCTGGGCTCCCAGTCTCAAAGAGCGGCCATCTTTCAGTGAGCTTGTCCAGGCTCTGGGAGACATTCCGTTGGACAGCAAGGTGTAA